One genomic segment of Sorex araneus isolate mSorAra2 chromosome X, mSorAra2.pri, whole genome shotgun sequence includes these proteins:
- the METTL21A gene encoding protein N-lysine methyltransferase METTL21A isoform X1, whose amino-acid sequence MALVPYEESAGTGLQKFHKPLATFSFANRAIQIRQDWRQLGVAAVVWDAAVVLATYLETGAVELQGRSAVELGAGTGLVGIVAALLGAHVTITDRKVALEFLKSNVQANLPPPIQARAVVKELTWGQNLGSFPPGEFDLILGADIIYLEETFTDLLQTLEHLCSQRSVILLACRIRYERDNNFLAMLERQFTVSKVHYDPEKDVHIYKAEKRTEREDL is encoded by the exons ATGGCCCTGGTGCCCTATGAGGAGAGCGCGGGGACGGGGCTGCAGAAATTCCACAAGCCACTGGCCACCTTCTCCTTTGCCAACCGCGCGATCCAGATCCGGCAGGACTGGAGGCAGCTGGGGGTCGCCGCGGTGGTCTGGGACGCG GCCGTCGTCCTTGCCACCTACCTGGAGACAGGCGCCGTGGAGCTGCAGGGCCGCTCTGCCGTGGAGCTGGGTGCTGGCACCGGCCTCGTGGGCATCGTGGCTGCACTGCTGG GTGCTCATGTGACAATCACGGACCGAAAAGTAGCCTTAGAGTTCCTCAAATCAAATGTTCAAGCCAACTTACCTCCTCCTATTCAAGCCCGAGCTGTTGTTAAGGAGCTGACCTGGGGACAGAATTTGGGGAGTTTTCCACCAGGAGAATTTGATCTGATACTTGGAGCTGATATCATATATTTAGAAGAAACATTCACTGATCTTCTTCAAACATTGGAACATCTCTGTAGCCAGCGCTCTGTGATTCTCTTAGCTTGCCGGATCCGCTACGAGCGCGACAACAACTTCTTAGCGATGCTGGAGAGGCAGTTTACTGTGAGTAAGGTTCACTATGACCCTGAAAAAGATGTCCATATTTACAAAGCCGAGAAGAGAACTGAGAGGGAAGACTTGTAG